A stretch of the Bacteroidota bacterium genome encodes the following:
- a CDS encoding YajQ family cyclic di-GMP-binding protein, with the protein MASFDIVNKVDIQLLDNAINVARKEIVNRFDFHGSKSEITLDKKGLFINIITENDMRLESIIDIIRQRMIKQHLNPLCLDASKEHYGSGVMIKKDIKVKEGVDKDVARKIMKDIKDSKLKVQAQMQDDQVRVSGKKIDDLQAVIALMRQGSYDLPLQFINMKS; encoded by the coding sequence ATGGCTTCATTTGATATTGTAAACAAAGTAGATATTCAATTGCTCGATAATGCAATTAATGTTGCGCGCAAAGAAATCGTTAACCGTTTTGATTTTCATGGTTCTAAGAGTGAAATTACGCTCGATAAAAAAGGACTATTTATAAATATCATTACAGAAAATGACATGCGGTTGGAATCCATCATTGATATAATTCGTCAAAGAATGATCAAACAACATTTAAATCCACTTTGTCTGGATGCCAGCAAAGAGCATTATGGCTCAGGTGTAATGATTAAAAAGGATATTAAAGTGAAAGAAGGCGTTGATAAGGATGTTGCCCGTAAAATTATGAAGGATATAAAAGATTCCAAACTAAAAGTACAAGCACAAATGCAAGATGATCAAGTACGTGTTAGTGGTAAAAAAATAGACGATTTACAGGCAGTGATTGCGTTAATGCGACAAGGCAGTTATGATTTACCATTACAGTTTATCAATATGAAATCTTAG
- a CDS encoding type IX secretion system membrane protein PorP/SprF: MRDAIAIHAGVTILENYQISYSYDIQIGGLKRYNSGTHEIMLSVSHNIFKIKRGRDNSKFLNQKYGYLF, translated from the coding sequence TTGCGTGATGCAATTGCGATTCATGCCGGAGTAACGATTCTTGAAAATTATCAGATCAGTTATTCGTACGATATTCAGATTGGCGGATTAAAAAGGTATAATAGCGGTACACATGAAATCATGTTGTCGGTGAGCCACAATATTTTTAAAATCAAACGCGGAAGAGATAACAGTAAATTCCTGAATCAGAAATACGGTTATTTGTTTTAG
- a CDS encoding amidinotransferase encodes MLNSTSKILMIRPVNFGFNQQTAESNSFQQRADMDAPESIQKKALEEFDAFANKLIAAGIEVVIFDDTTDVHTPDSIFPNNWISFHENNELVLYPMLAENRRLERREDIISGFKKKNSTVIDLSKFESKKMYLEGTGSIVFDYDYKIAYANSSPRTNKMLFEQLCKQLNFESIYFKAVDKNGNDILLYNFKGERYIVMSEQAYKSLTFEQIKKLEQYGNLLHSPLYTIEKYGGGSARCMIAEIK; translated from the coding sequence ATGCTTAACAGTACCTCTAAAATCTTAATGATTCGTCCGGTTAATTTCGGATTCAATCAACAAACAGCAGAAAGCAATTCCTTTCAGCAACGCGCTGACATGGATGCACCTGAAAGCATCCAAAAGAAAGCGCTGGAAGAGTTTGATGCCTTTGCAAACAAATTGATTGCTGCAGGAATAGAGGTTGTTATTTTTGATGACACCACTGATGTGCATACCCCCGACTCTATTTTTCCCAACAACTGGATTTCATTTCATGAAAACAATGAATTGGTTTTGTATCCAATGTTGGCAGAGAACAGACGCTTGGAACGCAGAGAAGATATCATTTCCGGCTTTAAGAAAAAGAATAGTACAGTGATTGACTTAAGTAAATTCGAAAGCAAAAAAATGTACTTGGAAGGAACGGGCAGCATTGTATTTGATTACGATTATAAAATTGCATATGCCAACAGTTCGCCACGCACCAACAAAATGCTGTTTGAACAATTGTGTAAACAACTCAATTTTGAAAGCATTTATTTCAAGGCTGTAGATAAAAATGGAAACGACATTTTATTGTATAATTTTAAAGGTGAACGTTATATTGTGATGAGTGAACAAGCTTACAAATCATTAACGTTTGAACAAATAAAAAAACTGGAACAATACGGCAACTTATTGCATAGTCCGCTTTACACCATTGAAAAATATGGTGGTGGCAGCGCAAGATGTATGATTGCGGAAATAAAATAA
- a CDS encoding gliding motility-associated C-terminal domain-containing protein, with protein sequence MIRIKGLAFFVFVISQLLSIHSFAQLSVNAGPDKTICPGTSTIIGNAAPATGGLAPYTYSWNPSAFLSSSTIPNPVCTPSAYVTYTLTVTDDTGAVATDEVIVGFFYTGYVDAGNDTSICENSFALLGGDLNISGAGVTYTWFPTTFLNDNTLPRPTSIPTTSITYTLTATHASCPPKTDQVTVTIIPTPVIDAGPDVYIQEGQVATLQATGGYFYAWSYMPIMYQYTSNPDVEPFVTTTYYLYGADMSNTCPAYDSVIVHVTPSEELVFYNTFTPNGDGNNDTWYIGNIYKYPNNKLEIYNRYGKVVYKASGYLNTWDGQAFGEPLPEGTYFYVLDLGDGKGKKHGDVTIID encoded by the coding sequence ATGATTCGAATAAAAGGATTGGCATTTTTTGTATTTGTCATTTCACAGTTGCTATCTATCCATTCATTTGCTCAGTTATCGGTAAATGCCGGCCCCGACAAAACCATTTGTCCGGGAACAAGCACCATCATTGGCAACGCAGCACCTGCAACAGGTGGCTTAGCACCGTATACATATTCATGGAATCCATCTGCTTTTTTAAGCAGCTCCACCATCCCAAATCCTGTTTGTACACCCTCTGCGTATGTTACCTATACACTAACTGTAACTGATGATACAGGAGCTGTAGCAACCGATGAGGTAATTGTCGGCTTTTTTTACACAGGGTATGTTGATGCCGGAAACGATACCAGCATCTGTGAAAACAGCTTTGCTTTATTGGGTGGAGATTTAAATATTTCAGGAGCAGGTGTAACGTATACCTGGTTCCCAACCACTTTTTTAAATGACAATACGCTACCTCGTCCAACATCGATACCAACCACCAGCATCACCTATACCTTAACAGCAACACATGCTTCTTGTCCACCTAAAACCGATCAGGTAACTGTTACGATTATTCCAACACCTGTGATTGATGCCGGACCGGATGTTTACATTCAAGAAGGACAAGTTGCCACCTTACAAGCTACGGGCGGTTATTTTTATGCGTGGTCATACATGCCGATAATGTATCAATATACAAGCAATCCGGATGTGGAGCCGTTTGTTACAACTACCTATTATTTATATGGAGCCGACATGAGTAATACTTGTCCGGCATACGATTCGGTTATAGTGCATGTTACACCAAGTGAAGAGCTTGTGTTTTACAATACGTTTACCCCAAATGGCGATGGAAATAATGATACCTGGTACATCGGAAACATTTATAAATATCCGAACAACAAATTGGAAATTTACAACCGTTATGGGAAAGTAGTATATAAAGCAAGCGGTTATTTGAATACATGGGATGGTCAAGCATTTGGTGAACCATTGCCGGAAGGAACTTATTTTTATGTATTGGATTTAGGGGATGGTAAAGGAAAAAAACACGGTGATGTCACCATTATTGATTAA
- a CDS encoding PorP/SprF family type IX secretion system membrane protein, with protein MLRKKILYSLVFCFVALLSEAQQLPYYTQNKNNAFMINPGITGTKRLLDARLNYRKQWVGYDGAPTTISLGLHSRFLKGKMGAGLYLMQDKIGPSKQTNIGAAYAYHLRFPDCELSAGLAGNFTKYTLNGNYMSLHNNQDPSIDQLITNSTWVADANFGIYVYNDRFHVGASALHLMQSTAEFYKEDTTKKGTIKYITQANFTLGYNFSQNPDYVWESTLMGQYVKGAPMMLDYTLRVHFLKKHLLVYRFVCVMQLRFMPE; from the coding sequence ATGTTGCGTAAAAAAATTCTATATAGTCTTGTTTTTTGTTTTGTCGCACTTTTAAGTGAAGCACAGCAGTTGCCGTATTATACACAAAACAAAAACAATGCATTCATGATTAATCCTGGAATTACAGGCACCAAACGATTGCTGGATGCGCGCTTGAATTACCGCAAACAATGGGTAGGATATGATGGCGCACCAACCACCATCAGCCTTGGTTTACATTCCCGATTTTTAAAAGGAAAAATGGGAGCTGGATTGTATTTGATGCAAGATAAAATCGGGCCATCGAAACAAACGAATATTGGTGCGGCTTATGCATATCACCTTCGTTTTCCGGATTGTGAATTATCTGCAGGGTTAGCGGGTAATTTTACGAAGTATACGTTGAATGGAAATTACATGTCGTTGCACAACAATCAAGATCCATCCATTGATCAACTGATAACAAACAGTACGTGGGTGGCGGATGCAAACTTTGGTATTTATGTTTACAACGATCGTTTTCATGTGGGCGCCAGCGCTTTGCATTTAATGCAATCCACTGCCGAATTTTACAAAGAAGACACTACAAAAAAAGGAACCATTAAATACATTACACAAGCCAACTTTACATTGGGTTATAACTTTTCACAAAACCCTGATTACGTTTGGGAAAGCACCTTGATGGGTCAATATGTAAAAGGTGCGCCAATGATGCTGGATTATACCTTGCGTGTTCACTTTTTGAAAAAGCATTTACTGGTGTATCGATTCGTTTGCGTGATGCAATTGCGATTCATGCCGGAGTAA
- a CDS encoding M15 family metallopeptidase, with amino-acid sequence MKKVIFILLPFIAIVCTFEACDYFAQSTQEMAHERIADSLSLAPKIRLDSVANSIYIPVPLVVCEMEKSMMGAGLVDVRTMDTSIVVDLKYSTCNNFLGLDMYGDFNKCYLQPDVAAKLSCAQEILKSKFPFYNLIVYDAVRARSVQRKMWDTISVPYSERSKYVSNPNNGSLHNFGAAVDISIIDEHGIELDMGTPYDYFGELAYPREEERMLDEGKLTHIQLLNRSLLREVMESAGFMGITTEWWHFNSCYRTEAYEKYTIIE; translated from the coding sequence ATGAAAAAAGTCATATTTATACTTCTACCATTTATCGCCATTGTTTGCACCTTTGAGGCCTGCGATTATTTTGCGCAGTCCACACAGGAAATGGCGCATGAGCGTATTGCTGACTCATTATCTTTAGCACCCAAGATAAGGTTGGATTCCGTTGCCAATTCAATATACATCCCTGTTCCATTGGTTGTTTGTGAAATGGAAAAGTCGATGATGGGTGCCGGGTTGGTAGATGTTCGAACGATGGATACTTCTATTGTAGTGGATTTAAAATATTCCACCTGCAATAATTTTTTAGGTTTGGACATGTATGGTGATTTTAATAAATGTTATTTACAACCGGATGTAGCTGCCAAGCTGAGTTGTGCGCAGGAAATTTTAAAATCAAAGTTCCCATTTTACAATTTAATAGTTTATGATGCTGTGCGTGCAAGAAGTGTGCAGCGTAAAATGTGGGACACCATCAGCGTGCCGTATTCCGAACGTTCTAAATATGTCTCCAATCCCAATAATGGTTCATTGCATAACTTTGGCGCTGCAGTAGACATCAGCATCATTGATGAACATGGCATTGAATTAGACATGGGAACCCCTTACGATTATTTTGGCGAATTGGCGTATCCAAGAGAAGAAGAGCGAATGCTGGATGAAGGAAAATTAACGCATATTCAACTGCTCAATCGTTCGTTATTACGTGAAGTGATGGAATCGGCCGGATTTATGGGTATCACCACCGAATGGTGGCATTTTAATTCCTGCTACCGAACGGAAGCCTATGAAAAATATACAATAATAGAGTAG